One region of Gossypium raimondii isolate GPD5lz chromosome 6, ASM2569854v1, whole genome shotgun sequence genomic DNA includes:
- the LOC105774591 gene encoding NAC domain-containing protein 73 — protein sequence MTWCNNTVDGRALHIATKEPTVTVATSAAAASTISCPSCGHNIPYQDQAGIHDLPGLPAGVKFDPTDQEILEHLEAKVILDKCNLHPLIDEFIPTLEGENGICYTHPERLPGVSKDGQIRHFFHRPSKAYTTGTRKRRKVHTGDEDGSETRWHKTGKTRPVLVGGTVKGYKKILVLYTNYGRQKKPEKTNWVMHQYHLGNNEDEKDGELVVSKVFYQTQPRQCGTSSSIKETLNRKSKNIIQTPNSSSGGVVEYYNQPFVSFDHGHGSHHYRENPPQIIPNFGVQGDESSFYRLASDTRKGKGRSL from the exons ATGACATGGTGCAATAACACGGTCGATGGTAGAGCTCTTCATATAGCTACTAAAGAACCCACCGTTACCGTCGCCACCTCCGCCGCGGCCGCCTCAACCATTAGTTGCCCTTCATGTGGCCATAACATACCCTACCAAGATCAG GCGGGGATTCATGACTTGCCTGGTTTACCAGCGGGAGTGAAATTCGATCCCACTGACCAGGAAATTCTAGAGCATTTAGAAGCCAAGGTAATATTGGACAAGTGCAACCTTCATCCTTTGATTGATGAGTTTATTCCAACGCTTGAAGGCGAGAATGGAATTTGCTATACTCATCCAGAGAGGCTTCCAG GTGTAAGCAAAGATGGGCAAATTCGACACTTCTTTCATCGACCATCCAAGGCGTACACTACGGGGACTaggaagagaagaaaagtgCACACCGGTGATGAAGATGGAAGCGAAACAAGGTGGCATAAAACAGGCAAAACCAGACCAGTTTTGGTGGGTGGGACAGTGAAAggatacaaaaaaatattagtacTGTACACTAACTATGGCAGGCAAAAGAAACCTGAGAAGACAAACTGGGTAATGCATCAATATCACCTTGGTAACAATGAAGATGAGAAAGATGGAGAGTTAGtggtttctaaagtgttttacCAAACTCAACCTAGGCAATGCGGTACAAGTAGTAGTATTAAGGAAACCCTTAATAGAAAGTcgaaaaatattattcaaactCCTAATTCAAGCAGTGGGGGCGTTGTTGAGTATTACAATCAACCTTTTGTTTCATTTGATCATGGTCATGGAAGCCATCATTATAGAGAAAACCCACCTCAGATCATCCCTAATTTTGGTGTTCAAGGTGATGAATCTTCGTTTTATCGATTAGCCTCTGATACAAGGAAAGGGAAAGGGCGATcactttga